The Stigmatella ashevillena genomic sequence CAGAGGGTGGAGGAAGCGCAACGCAAGAGCGACCTCGACAAAGAAGCTGGCCCGACCGGGTTTCGGTCATAACACCCTTTCCCCTCAAGGCATCAGAGGGGGGCGGATGAGCGGCTGCTTGCTCTGCGAGCTAGCCGCCTTTGCGCAGCTCCGTGAGCACCAGCTTCGCCACCGCTTTGAGCGTGTCGAAGACGCCGACGCCGGTGGGCGCGACGGCCTGGTACTCGGGGATGTTGCGCGGATTGAGTGCCTTGCGGATCTCTTCCACCGTCACCGCATTGGGCAGGTCCCGCTTGTTGTACTGCATGACGTACGGGATCTTGTTCAGATCGTAGCCTTGCTCAGCCAGGTTGATCCGCAAGTTCTCGAGCGACTCCATGTTCGCTTCCATGCGCTCGATCTGGCTGTCGGCCACGAACACCACGCCGTCCACCCCTTTGAGGATGAGCTTGCGGCTGGCGTCGTAGAACACCTGTCCCGGCACCGTGTAGAGGTGGAAGCGCGTCTTGAAGCCGCGGATCTCTCCGAGCGACAGCGGTAGGAAGTCGAAGAAGAGCGTCCGGTCCGTCTCGGTGGAGAGCGAGATGAGCTTGCCCTTCGTGTCCGCGGCGGTCTTGTTGTAGATGTACTGAAGGTTGGTCGTCTTCCCGCAGAGCCCCGGCCCGTAATAGACGATCTTGCAGTTGATCTCGCGGGAGGAGTAGTTGATGAAGGACATGGCTTCCCGGCTTATTCGCTGAAGAGGTTGTCGATATCGTCGTCGGAGATCTCGGCGAACGGCGAGCCGATCCCGGGAGTGTCGGTCTTCTTCACCAGGCTCTCGAAGATCTTCGCCAGCTCGTCGCTGGCCTTCTTGATGCGCAGGCGGACGAGACCGAGGCTGGTGCGGTTGTCAAAGATGACGACCAGCACCACCCGGCTGCCGACGATGGTCATGTAGAGAGAGTCCTTCGCTCCCTCATGAAATTGGTTCGGGAACTCGTTCTCGCCAATCAGCTTGGCCAGACCGCCCATCGCCGCCACGTTGCCGGCCGTCAGAGAGGCCAGCGAGGTGGTGTCGATGTTCTGCGTCTGGCCCGCCGAGGAGATGAGCTGCCCGTTCTTGTCGACGAGGAACACCACCTTCGCGTTTGCGTCCTTGGTCAGCCGGTCGCAAACCGCGTTGATCTTGGTGAACTCCTCTTCGTACATCACCAATTGCGTGCCCATGGGCGTATCCGCTCCTCTACGCTCCTCAGCGTTCGCTTCTCCCCGCGTGTTAGCGGCCTCCGGGGTTTCCGGAGTGAATCCCGGAGGTTAGATGCGTCGCTCCCGACCGGCGGATGCTTAGCAGACACCTCCCTATCCAGCAAGCTACGTGACCGCTCTTTCTCGGAGATCAGCGGTTGGGTTCAAGGTACACGGACTGCTACATCGCTGATCGTACAATGCGGGCCGCCCGGGCGCGTGCCGGTGCGATCCTCCAGGAAGATCTGGGGGTTGTCCTCGTCCGCGTGGAAGGACAGGGTGTTGCGTTCTGGCTTCAGCCCGACCTTGAGGTGCAGGGGCTCCTGGGTGCCGATGCGCACCCGGAAGTCCTGACCGAACAGGTCGGCTGGGGGCGCGAGCCGGCTCTTGCGGCCCTTCGGGGCGGGCGCCGTGCAGCTGCCGGTGGCGTGGAAGATGTAGGTGAAGCCCGCCTGGATGTTTCGGGTGCGGAAGGTTCGCTGGCCACCGGTCTTGAGGGTGCCGCGGGTGCTCCAGGCCTCGCTCTGGGCGCGGGGGGCCCGGGGCGTGTCCTCGCTGGAGGTTTGCGCGGCCCGTTCGGCCAGG encodes the following:
- the mglA gene encoding gliding-motility regulator Ras-like GTPase MglA, with amino-acid sequence MSFINYSSREINCKIVYYGPGLCGKTTNLQYIYNKTAADTKGKLISLSTETDRTLFFDFLPLSLGEIRGFKTRFHLYTVPGQVFYDASRKLILKGVDGVVFVADSQIERMEANMESLENLRINLAEQGYDLNKIPYVMQYNKRDLPNAVTVEEIRKALNPRNIPEYQAVAPTGVGVFDTLKAVAKLVLTELRKGG
- the mglB gene encoding gliding-motility regulator GTPase-activating protein MglB; translation: MGTQLVMYEEEFTKINAVCDRLTKDANAKVVFLVDKNGQLISSAGQTQNIDTTSLASLTAGNVAAMGGLAKLIGENEFPNQFHEGAKDSLYMTIVGSRVVLVVIFDNRTSLGLVRLRIKKASDELAKIFESLVKKTDTPGIGSPFAEISDDDIDNLFSE